In a single window of the Leisingera daeponensis DSM 23529 genome:
- the moaD gene encoding molybdopterin converting factor subunit 1 has protein sequence MDVLYFAWVRERIGLPREQVETSAATVADLVEELRAREERYAAAFADLSALRVALDQELSEFDASLDGVREVAFFPPMTGG, from the coding sequence ATGGACGTTCTGTACTTTGCCTGGGTGCGCGAGCGTATCGGCCTGCCGCGCGAGCAGGTGGAGACCTCTGCCGCCACAGTGGCAGATCTGGTCGAGGAACTGCGCGCGCGGGAAGAGCGCTACGCTGCCGCCTTTGCGGACCTCTCTGCCTTGCGGGTGGCGCTGGACCAGGAACTGTCGGAGTTCGACGCCTCCTTGGACGGCGTGCGCGAGGTGGCCTTTTTCCCGCCGATGACCGGGGGCTGA
- the pgsA gene encoding CDP-diacylglycerol--glycerol-3-phosphate 3-phosphatidyltransferase, which translates to MKWTLPNILTLLRLVAAPGLAVMFLYFSRPYADWFALLLFITAAVTDWFDGYLARAWKQETKIGAMLDPIADKAMVVIALMILVGYSAEHWTPWLVLPATVILFREVFVSGLREYLGDTAGTLKVTKLAKWKTTAQMLAIATLFSQGIFEHYLVMSSFGMDDQIYSQVIAGELEDLFGLRWKEAGVFWTGRIGLWLLWIAAALTAITGLDYLRKAMPHLKEAH; encoded by the coding sequence ATGAAATGGACCCTGCCAAATATCCTCACCCTGCTGCGGCTTGTCGCTGCGCCCGGCCTTGCGGTGATGTTCCTTTACTTCTCGCGGCCCTATGCGGACTGGTTTGCGCTGCTTTTGTTCATCACCGCCGCGGTGACCGACTGGTTTGACGGCTATCTGGCCCGGGCCTGGAAGCAGGAAACCAAGATTGGCGCGATGCTGGATCCGATTGCCGACAAGGCGATGGTGGTGATCGCGCTGATGATCCTGGTGGGCTACTCGGCTGAACACTGGACCCCCTGGCTGGTGCTGCCCGCGACCGTGATCCTGTTCCGCGAGGTGTTTGTCTCCGGCCTGCGTGAATACCTTGGCGACACCGCCGGCACGCTCAAGGTCACCAAACTGGCCAAGTGGAAGACCACCGCCCAGATGCTCGCCATTGCCACGCTGTTCTCGCAGGGCATCTTTGAGCATTACCTGGTGATGTCCTCCTTTGGCATGGATGATCAGATCTACAGCCAGGTCATTGCAGGCGAGCTGGAGGACCTGTTCGGACTGCGCTGGAAAGAGGCCGGGGTGTTCTGGACCGGCCGCATCGGCCTGTGGCTGCTGTGGATCGCCGCGGCGCTGACCGCGATCACCGGGCTGGATTACCTTCGCAAGGCGATGCCGCATCTGAAGGAGGCGCATTGA
- the uvrC gene encoding excinuclease ABC subunit UvrC translates to MSEHMNDQPAETSPDSPATKPRTGYAVIQDYVKTLDASPGVYRMLDADSRVLYVGKARNLKARVSNYTRPGNSPRIERMIALTASMMFLTTRTETEALLLEQNLIKQLKPKYNVLLRDDKSFPNILVAKDHAFPQIKKHRGARKQKGSYFGPFASAGAVNRTLNQLQKAFLLRNCSDSMFETRTRPCLQYQIKRCSAPCTGLISEADYAASVRDAERFLSGRSTKVQEELAEQMMAASEAMEFERAAALRDRIKALTQVQSSQGINPRGVAEADVIGLHLERGQACVQVFFIRANQNWGNQDFYPRVDADNSPAEIMEAFLGQFYTNKEPPRQLILSDAIENADLMEQALSESADRKVELLVPQRGEKTELVAFAVRNARESLARRMAESATQAKLLRGLAEAFGLEGPPQRIEVYDNSHIQGTNAVGGMIVMGPEGFLKNAYRKFNIRGDDLVPGDDFGMMKEVLNRRFSRLLKEDPDRDKGLWPDLLLIDGGAGQVSAVAEIMEEHGVQDIPMVGVAKGVDRDHGKEEFYRPGAPVFALQRNDPVLYFIQRMRDEAHRFAIGTHRAKRAKAVSATPLDEVPGVGASRKRALLAHFGSAKAVSRANLSDLKAVEGISEALAERIYDHFHSSG, encoded by the coding sequence ATGTCTGAGCACATGAACGACCAGCCTGCTGAAACATCCCCGGATTCGCCCGCCACAAAGCCCAGAACCGGCTACGCCGTGATCCAGGATTACGTGAAGACGTTGGACGCGTCACCCGGGGTTTACCGGATGCTGGATGCCGACAGCCGGGTGCTTTACGTGGGCAAGGCGCGCAATCTCAAGGCGCGGGTGTCGAATTACACCCGCCCCGGCAACAGCCCCCGGATCGAGCGGATGATCGCGCTCACCGCCTCGATGATGTTCCTGACCACTCGGACAGAGACCGAGGCACTGCTGCTGGAACAGAACCTGATCAAGCAGCTGAAGCCCAAATACAACGTTCTGCTGCGCGACGACAAAAGCTTCCCGAATATTCTGGTGGCCAAGGATCACGCCTTTCCGCAGATCAAGAAGCACCGCGGCGCCCGTAAGCAGAAGGGCAGCTATTTCGGACCCTTCGCCAGCGCCGGCGCGGTGAACCGGACATTGAACCAGCTGCAAAAGGCGTTCCTGTTGCGCAATTGCTCGGATTCCATGTTCGAGACCCGCACCAGGCCGTGCCTGCAGTACCAGATCAAACGCTGCTCCGCGCCTTGCACCGGGCTGATTTCTGAAGCGGACTATGCCGCCAGCGTGCGCGACGCCGAGCGCTTTCTGTCCGGCCGTTCCACCAAAGTTCAGGAAGAACTGGCAGAGCAGATGATGGCCGCCTCCGAGGCGATGGAGTTCGAGCGCGCCGCCGCCCTGCGCGACCGGATCAAGGCGCTGACACAAGTGCAGTCCTCGCAGGGCATCAACCCGCGCGGGGTGGCAGAGGCAGATGTGATCGGCCTCCACTTGGAGCGCGGCCAGGCTTGCGTGCAGGTGTTCTTCATCCGCGCCAACCAGAACTGGGGCAACCAGGATTTCTATCCGCGGGTGGACGCCGACAACAGCCCGGCAGAGATCATGGAGGCCTTCCTCGGCCAGTTCTATACCAACAAGGAGCCGCCGCGGCAGCTGATCCTGTCCGACGCCATCGAAAACGCTGACCTGATGGAGCAGGCGCTGAGCGAGTCGGCAGACCGCAAGGTTGAACTGCTGGTGCCGCAGCGCGGCGAAAAGACCGAACTGGTGGCCTTTGCCGTGCGCAACGCCCGCGAAAGCCTGGCCCGCCGGATGGCCGAAAGCGCCACCCAGGCCAAGCTCCTGCGCGGGCTGGCAGAGGCTTTTGGCCTAGAAGGCCCGCCGCAGAGGATCGAGGTTTACGACAACTCCCATATCCAGGGCACCAATGCCGTGGGCGGCATGATCGTGATGGGGCCGGAGGGTTTCCTGAAAAACGCCTACCGCAAATTTAATATCAGGGGCGATGACCTGGTTCCGGGCGACGACTTCGGCATGATGAAGGAGGTGCTGAACCGCCGTTTCTCGCGCCTGCTGAAAGAAGACCCGGACCGGGACAAGGGGCTGTGGCCCGATCTGCTGCTGATCGACGGCGGCGCAGGCCAGGTGTCAGCCGTGGCAGAGATCATGGAGGAGCACGGCGTGCAGGACATCCCGATGGTGGGGGTGGCGAAAGGGGTCGACCGCGATCACGGCAAGGAGGAGTTCTACCGCCCCGGCGCGCCTGTCTTTGCCCTGCAGCGCAACGATCCGGTGCTTTATTTCATCCAGCGGATGCGGGACGAAGCGCACCGGTTTGCGATCGGCACCCACCGGGCCAAGCGCGCCAAGGCGGTGAGCGCCACGCCGCTGGATGAAGTGCCCGGCGTGGGGGCCTCGCGCAAGCGGGCTTTGCTGGCCCATTTCGGCAGCGCCAAGGCGGTAAGCCGCGCAAATCTGTCCGACCTCAAAGCGGTGGAGGGCATCTCCGAGGCGCTGGCGGAGCGCATTTACGACCACTTCCACAGCAGCGGTTGA
- a CDS encoding SDR family oxidoreductase, translating to MWWSCFNSRPAAAGKAQMRALVTGAGKRLGRAIALELAARGHDVAVHYATSAQDAEETAGEIRALGRQAAVLQADLLDEAQAQVLLPRAAAALGGPVTCLVNNASIFEHDTLATATRDSWDRHMGSNLRAPFVLLQAMAAQDVPLETDARGEPCAWGLAVNMIDQRVRKLTPEFMSYTLAKSALWTLTRTAAQALAPRIRVNGIGPGPTLQGPRQSAEQFTRQRQATILQRGADPQDITAALSYLLQAEAVTGQMICVDGGQHLAWQTPDSDGLE from the coding sequence ATATGGTGGTCCTGTTTTAACTCTAGGCCTGCAGCAGCAGGGAAGGCGCAGATGCGGGCATTGGTGACAGGAGCGGGGAAGCGGCTTGGCCGGGCGATAGCCCTGGAACTGGCCGCGCGCGGTCATGACGTCGCCGTCCACTATGCAACTTCCGCGCAGGATGCCGAGGAGACCGCCGGAGAAATCCGCGCACTGGGCCGCCAGGCGGCGGTTTTGCAAGCAGATCTCCTGGACGAGGCGCAGGCCCAGGTGCTGCTGCCCCGGGCGGCTGCAGCGCTGGGCGGGCCCGTCACCTGCCTGGTCAACAACGCCTCCATTTTTGAGCACGATACCCTCGCCACCGCCACACGGGACAGCTGGGACCGCCACATGGGCAGCAACCTGCGGGCGCCTTTCGTGCTGCTGCAGGCGATGGCGGCGCAGGACGTGCCGCTGGAGACAGACGCCCGGGGCGAGCCCTGTGCTTGGGGGCTGGCGGTTAACATGATCGACCAGCGGGTGCGCAAGCTGACACCGGAGTTCATGAGCTACACGCTGGCGAAATCGGCGCTGTGGACCCTGACCCGCACCGCGGCCCAGGCGCTGGCGCCGAGGATCCGCGTCAACGGCATCGGTCCGGGGCCGACCCTGCAGGGGCCGCGCCAAAGCGCGGAGCAGTTTACCCGCCAGCGCCAGGCCACGATTCTGCAGCGCGGCGCCGACCCGCAGGACATCACCGCGGCCTTGTCCTATCTGCTGCAGGCCGAGGCGGTGACCGGCCAGATGATTTGCGTGGACGGCGGCCAGCACCTGGCCTGGCAGACCCCCGACAGCGACGGGCTGGAGTGA
- a CDS encoding calcium/sodium antiporter, translating to MMPWLYSALGLVILLLAGDALVRGAVNLSLRLGVPALIVSLTIVAFGTSAPELLIAISAVYEGADGIAMGNVVGSNTANILLVLGIPALLRALHTSECSTRRNYVFMLGASVLFIGLAFSGTFTVWSGLILLTALAGVLGVAFRDARKHRRNGKGNGCAADADLEEIEEADPDMPYWRVGIYLLLGLIGLPLGADLLVDNASIIARLYGISETVIGLTLVAVGTSLPELATTTMAAMRRQADVALGNVIGSNMFNLLAIIGIATFVGPITVDPEFLQFDLWVMLSASLLLIPFVFFKQDITRTWGVILSALYLAYMVVLF from the coding sequence ATGATGCCATGGCTGTATTCGGCCCTTGGTTTGGTGATCCTGCTGCTGGCGGGCGATGCGCTGGTGCGCGGCGCGGTAAACCTCAGCCTGCGGCTGGGGGTGCCTGCGCTGATCGTGAGCCTGACCATCGTGGCCTTCGGCACCTCGGCGCCGGAGCTGCTGATTGCGATCAGCGCGGTCTACGAGGGCGCAGACGGCATTGCGATGGGCAATGTGGTCGGCTCCAACACCGCCAACATCCTGCTGGTGCTTGGCATCCCCGCGCTGTTGCGCGCCCTGCACACCAGCGAATGCAGCACCCGCAGGAACTATGTCTTCATGCTGGGCGCATCGGTGCTGTTCATCGGACTGGCTTTCAGCGGCACCTTCACGGTCTGGTCCGGCCTGATCCTGCTGACCGCACTGGCCGGGGTGCTGGGGGTAGCGTTCCGCGATGCCCGCAAACACCGCCGCAATGGCAAAGGCAATGGCTGCGCCGCGGATGCGGACTTGGAAGAGATCGAAGAGGCCGACCCAGACATGCCGTATTGGCGTGTCGGAATTTACCTGCTGCTGGGCCTGATCGGGCTGCCGCTGGGTGCCGACCTGCTGGTGGACAACGCTTCGATCATCGCGCGTCTTTACGGGATCAGCGAAACCGTGATCGGCCTGACGCTGGTGGCCGTGGGCACGTCGCTGCCGGAACTGGCCACAACCACAATGGCGGCGATGCGCCGGCAGGCGGATGTGGCGCTGGGCAACGTGATCGGCTCCAACATGTTCAACCTCCTGGCCATCATCGGCATTGCCACCTTTGTCGGCCCGATCACCGTCGATCCAGAGTTCCTGCAGTTCGACCTCTGGGTGATGCTCTCAGCCTCGCTGCTGCTGATCCCCTTTGTCTTTTTCAAGCAGGACATCACCCGGACTTGGGGTGTCATTCTCAGCGCGCTCTATCTGGCTTATATGGTGGTCCTGTTTTAA
- a CDS encoding S49 family peptidase, whose translation MRIHLPFLKRQPLVAVVRLNGAIGMPGRGSLSDAALAPILERAFRKGKPAAVALEINSPGGSPVQSSLIGARIRRLAEELGIPVYAFVEDVAASGGYWLAAAADEIWADASSVLGSVGVISAGFGAHVLLARQGVERRVYTAGESKSMLDPFRPENPEDVQRLKVILNDIHANFIDHVTERRGAKLKNDENLFTGEIWLARRAEELGLIDGIGHLKPKMQERFGEKVRFRRYGLKKPFWSRFGMRLAQDALAGIEERAEYARFGL comes from the coding sequence ATGAGAATTCACCTGCCTTTCCTGAAAAGACAGCCGCTGGTGGCGGTGGTGCGCCTCAACGGCGCCATTGGTATGCCGGGGCGCGGCTCGCTCAGCGATGCCGCTCTGGCCCCGATCCTGGAGCGGGCCTTCCGCAAGGGCAAGCCCGCCGCCGTCGCGCTGGAAATCAACTCCCCCGGCGGCTCGCCGGTGCAAAGCTCGCTGATCGGTGCCCGCATCCGCCGCCTGGCGGAAGAACTGGGCATCCCGGTCTATGCCTTCGTCGAGGATGTTGCGGCCTCGGGCGGCTACTGGCTGGCCGCCGCTGCGGATGAGATCTGGGCCGACGCGAGTTCTGTGCTGGGCTCGGTCGGGGTGATCTCCGCCGGGTTCGGCGCCCATGTGCTGCTGGCCCGTCAGGGCGTGGAGCGGCGGGTTTACACCGCGGGCGAGAGCAAATCCATGCTGGACCCGTTCCGTCCGGAAAACCCCGAGGACGTGCAGCGCCTCAAGGTGATCCTGAATGACATCCACGCCAATTTCATCGATCACGTCACCGAACGGCGCGGGGCCAAGCTGAAGAACGATGAAAATCTCTTCACCGGCGAGATCTGGCTGGCACGCAGAGCTGAAGAGCTGGGGCTGATCGACGGTATCGGCCACCTCAAACCCAAGATGCAGGAGCGTTTCGGCGAGAAGGTCCGCTTCCGCCGCTACGGCCTGAAGAAGCCTTTCTGGAGCCGGTTCGGAATGCGGCTTGCCCAGGACGCGCTGGCCGGGATCGAGGAACGTGCCGAATACGCGCGTTTCGGGCTCTGA
- a CDS encoding ABC transporter permease, producing the protein MNWTAVATIYKAEMARFWRTFLQSFISPVLSTSLYFVVFGSAIGSRIQEVDGVEYGAFIVPGLVMLSVITQSISNASFGIYFPKFIGNIYEILSAPINFLEVVAGFAGAAATKSLFIGVVILCTASLFVDLPIQHPVAMVAFLVLTCLSFSLMGFIIGIWAGNFEQLQLVPLLVVTPLVFLGGSFYSISMLPPVWQTITLFNPVVYLVSGFRWAFFGQADVPVLLSLCAIGGFTLACMAVIWWIFKTGWRIRA; encoded by the coding sequence ATGAACTGGACTGCGGTTGCCACCATCTACAAGGCGGAAATGGCGCGGTTCTGGCGCACCTTTTTGCAAAGCTTCATCTCGCCGGTTCTGTCCACCTCGCTCTATTTCGTGGTGTTCGGCAGCGCCATCGGCAGCCGCATCCAGGAGGTCGACGGCGTCGAATACGGTGCCTTCATCGTGCCGGGACTGGTGATGCTGTCGGTGATCACACAGAGCATATCCAATGCCTCCTTCGGGATCTATTTCCCGAAATTCATCGGCAATATCTATGAAATCCTGTCAGCGCCGATCAATTTCCTTGAGGTGGTTGCAGGCTTTGCCGGGGCAGCGGCGACCAAGTCGCTCTTCATCGGCGTGGTCATTCTGTGCACCGCCTCGCTGTTTGTGGACCTCCCGATTCAGCATCCCGTTGCAATGGTCGCCTTCCTGGTGCTGACCTGCCTCAGCTTTTCGCTGATGGGGTTCATCATTGGCATCTGGGCCGGAAATTTCGAACAGCTGCAGCTGGTGCCGCTGCTGGTGGTGACGCCGCTGGTGTTCCTGGGCGGGTCTTTCTACTCGATCTCCATGCTGCCGCCGGTGTGGCAGACCATCACCCTGTTCAACCCGGTGGTCTATCTGGTGTCGGGCTTCCGCTGGGCGTTCTTCGGCCAGGCGGATGTGCCGGTGCTGCTGAGCCTTTGCGCCATTGGCGGCTTTACCCTGGCTTGCATGGCGGTGATCTGGTGGATCTTCAAGACCGGCTGGCGCATCCGGGCCTGA
- a CDS encoding ABC transporter ATP-binding protein, producing the protein MAAILSIRDLRKMYDGGFEALKGVSLDIEEGEILALLGPNGAGKTTLISTVCGITTATSGSISVGGFDNVSQFRAARALIGLVPQEITLEPFTKVLDTVTFSRGLFGKPANAELIGSILRKLSLWEKRDSRIMDLSGGMKRRVLIAKALAHEPRILFLDEPTAGVDVELRKDMWEIVRELKAGGVTIILTTHYIEEAEAIADRVGVITGGELLLVEAKEQLMARMGQKQLEVQLATPVEAVPEALSQHNLQLVNGGSGLLYTYDTRAERTGITTLLNDVAQAGLVLSDVQTRESSLEDIFVGLVSAGGDSKGTAQGDAA; encoded by the coding sequence ATGGCGGCCATACTGTCCATCCGCGATCTGCGCAAAATGTACGATGGCGGTTTCGAAGCGCTGAAAGGCGTCTCGCTCGACATTGAAGAGGGCGAAATTCTGGCCCTGCTCGGCCCCAATGGCGCGGGCAAGACCACCCTGATTTCAACCGTTTGCGGCATCACCACTGCAACCTCTGGCAGCATCAGCGTGGGCGGTTTCGATAACGTCTCCCAGTTCCGCGCGGCCAGGGCGCTGATCGGGCTGGTGCCGCAGGAGATTACCCTGGAGCCCTTCACCAAGGTACTCGACACGGTCACATTCTCCCGCGGCCTGTTCGGCAAGCCTGCCAACGCGGAACTGATCGGGAGCATCCTGCGCAAGCTGTCGCTGTGGGAGAAGCGCGACAGCCGCATCATGGACCTGTCGGGCGGCATGAAGCGGCGGGTGCTGATCGCCAAGGCGCTGGCGCATGAGCCGCGCATCCTGTTCCTGGATGAACCCACAGCAGGGGTGGACGTCGAACTGCGCAAGGACATGTGGGAAATCGTGCGCGAGCTGAAGGCCGGCGGTGTCACCATTATTCTGACCACCCATTACATCGAGGAGGCAGAGGCCATCGCCGACCGGGTAGGTGTGATCACGGGCGGCGAGCTGCTGCTGGTCGAAGCGAAGGAGCAGCTGATGGCGCGGATGGGCCAGAAACAGCTGGAAGTGCAATTGGCCACGCCGGTCGAGGCGGTTCCGGAGGCGCTGTCGCAGCACAATTTGCAGCTGGTCAATGGCGGCAGCGGGCTGCTTTACACTTATGACACCCGGGCGGAACGGACCGGCATCACCACGCTGCTGAATGATGTGGCGCAGGCCGGTCTGGTGCTGTCGGATGTGCAGACGCGCGAATCCAGCTTGGAAGACATTTTTGTCGGCCTCGTTTCGGCGGGCGGAGATTCGAAGGGCACAGCCCAGGGAGACGCGGCATGA
- a CDS encoding CoxG family protein has product MQMSDQKEIAADPATVYAALLTPEVLQACVPGAQDVTGTPEEGFEATVTQKVGPVKATFKGQVTLSDLVENEKLTISGEGKGGAAGFAKGGAIVTLAPSGSGTLLSYDVEAKVGGKLAQLGSRIIDGFAKKMADQFFANLQAHLAPESEADDGGDAPDDGEKKGWFSKVTGRG; this is encoded by the coding sequence ATGCAGATGAGTGACCAGAAGGAAATCGCCGCCGATCCGGCAACCGTCTATGCGGCGCTGCTGACGCCTGAGGTGCTGCAAGCCTGCGTGCCTGGCGCGCAGGATGTGACCGGCACGCCCGAAGAGGGGTTCGAGGCCACCGTCACCCAGAAGGTCGGCCCGGTGAAAGCCACCTTTAAGGGGCAGGTGACCCTGTCGGACCTGGTTGAAAACGAGAAACTGACCATCAGCGGCGAGGGCAAGGGCGGGGCGGCCGGCTTTGCCAAGGGCGGCGCCATCGTGACCCTGGCGCCATCGGGCTCAGGCACGCTGCTGTCCTATGATGTCGAAGCCAAGGTCGGCGGCAAGCTGGCGCAGCTGGGCAGCCGGATCATCGACGGCTTTGCCAAAAAGATGGCGGACCAGTTCTTTGCCAACCTGCAAGCGCATCTGGCACCGGAGAGCGAGGCAGACGACGGCGGCGATGCCCCGGATGACGGCGAAAAGAAGGGCTGGTTCAGCAAGGTGACCGGCCGCGGCTGA
- a CDS encoding NAD(P)-dependent oxidoreductase, with translation MKIILFGATGDAGSAALRAAVARGHQVTAVSRQPQALADLSPLVTPQPLDLLADPQAAAAAARGHSLAISALRPPAGREADLVPLTRAALDAARQAGIPVLVTGGAATLKLADGSGLTVLSAPGFLPESVRPIAEACAAQDALLEAEIETDWTCLRPPALLTEGPQTGRYRFGTDTLVTDADGISQISYADFGAALLDLAENPRGTRQRLTVAWGAPAPALAAG, from the coding sequence ATGAAAATCATCCTCTTTGGCGCAACCGGCGATGCAGGCAGCGCCGCCCTGAGGGCAGCGGTCGCGCGCGGCCATCAGGTGACAGCGGTGTCCCGGCAGCCGCAGGCGCTGGCGGATCTCAGCCCCCTGGTCACCCCGCAGCCCTTGGACTTGCTGGCGGATCCGCAGGCCGCGGCAGCAGCCGCCCGGGGACACAGCCTGGCGATCAGTGCTCTGCGGCCGCCCGCGGGGCGGGAAGCCGATCTGGTGCCGCTGACACGTGCCGCGCTTGATGCGGCCCGGCAGGCCGGCATTCCGGTGCTGGTGACCGGCGGCGCCGCGACGCTGAAGCTGGCCGACGGCAGCGGCCTCACAGTGCTGAGCGCGCCGGGATTCCTCCCCGAAAGCGTCCGTCCGATTGCCGAGGCCTGCGCCGCGCAGGACGCTCTGCTGGAGGCGGAGATCGAAACGGATTGGACCTGCCTCCGCCCGCCTGCGCTGCTGACGGAAGGCCCGCAGACCGGCCGCTACCGGTTCGGCACCGATACGCTGGTGACGGATGCGGATGGCATCTCGCAGATCTCCTATGCGGATTTCGGTGCAGCTCTGCTGGATCTGGCGGAAAACCCGCGCGGCACCCGGCAAAGGCTGACCGTCGCCTGGGGCGCTCCCGCCCCCGCCCTGGCGGCCGGCTGA
- a CDS encoding crotonase/enoyl-CoA hydratase family protein — protein MSTVLYEKDGRIARITLNRPDVMNAINDEMPRDLAAAVAQADADPQVHVMILSGAGKGFCAGYDLTYYAEGNGSGEVTQPMPWDPIKDYRFMWENTQAFMSLWRAAKPVICKVHGFAVAGGSDIALCADLTFMAEDAEIGYMPARVWGCPTTAMWVYRLGAERAKRMLFTGDRISGREAAEMGLVLKAVPAEQLDDAVEEMAARMAAVPVNQLAMQKLVINQAIEQTGLMQTQRLATVFDGISRHSPEGLNFKARAEQKGWKQAVQERDQGTFDWTANESLPKRNR, from the coding sequence ATGTCCACGGTACTGTACGAGAAGGATGGCCGGATCGCGCGGATCACGCTGAACCGGCCAGATGTGATGAATGCCATCAATGACGAGATGCCGCGGGATCTGGCCGCGGCGGTGGCACAGGCGGATGCGGACCCGCAGGTGCATGTGATGATCCTGTCCGGCGCGGGCAAGGGGTTCTGCGCGGGTTATGATCTGACCTATTACGCCGAGGGGAACGGCAGCGGCGAGGTGACTCAGCCGATGCCTTGGGACCCCATCAAGGACTACCGCTTCATGTGGGAAAATACCCAGGCGTTCATGTCCCTGTGGCGGGCGGCCAAGCCGGTGATCTGCAAGGTGCATGGCTTTGCGGTGGCGGGCGGGTCGGACATCGCGCTGTGCGCGGACCTGACGTTCATGGCGGAGGATGCGGAGATCGGCTACATGCCCGCGCGCGTCTGGGGCTGCCCGACCACGGCGATGTGGGTCTACCGGCTGGGCGCGGAGCGGGCCAAGCGGATGCTGTTCACCGGCGACCGCATCAGCGGCAGGGAGGCGGCGGAGATGGGTCTGGTGCTGAAGGCTGTGCCGGCGGAGCAGCTGGACGATGCCGTCGAGGAAATGGCGGCGCGGATGGCGGCAGTGCCCGTCAACCAGCTGGCAATGCAGAAGCTGGTGATCAACCAGGCGATCGAGCAGACCGGGCTGATGCAGACCCAGCGGCTGGCCACGGTCTTTGACGGCATCAGCCGACATTCGCCCGAGGGGCTGAACTTCAAGGCCAGAGCGGAGCAGAAGGGCTGGAAGCAAGCGGTGCAGGAGCGGGATCAGGGCACGTTCGACTGGACCGCTAATGAGTCACTTCCCAAGCGCAACCGCTGA
- the pobA gene encoding 4-hydroxybenzoate 3-monooxygenase — MSTHQTQVVIIGGGPSGLLLSQLLHRKGISSIVLEKHTRAHVLGRIRAGVLEHGFVNLMREAGCGARMDREGEIHEGFHIAHQGQLDRIDLAKHTGGDTVMVYGQTEVTRDLYEARDEMGGVVIHEAQNVQPHALTEARPFVTWEQEGEAQRAECDFIVGADGFHGVSRKSIPADVLKEYEKVYPFGWLGVLSETPPVSEELIYARHERGFALCSLRSRVLSRYYIQVPLTDRVEDWSDAAFWQELKRRLPDEVAAGLQTGPSIEKSIAPLRSFVAEPMRYGNLFLAGDAAHIVPPTGAKGLNLAASDIYYLYHGFQDHYLKGDSTGLDAYSEKALARVWKAERFSWWMTNLLHRAPEGSETDLRLQRADLDYLFSSDAAQASLAENYVGLPY, encoded by the coding sequence ATGTCCACGCATCAGACGCAGGTTGTTATCATTGGCGGCGGGCCGTCCGGGCTGCTGCTCTCGCAGCTATTGCACCGCAAGGGGATCAGCTCCATCGTGCTGGAAAAGCACACCCGCGCCCATGTGCTGGGCCGGATCCGGGCGGGCGTGCTGGAGCATGGATTCGTCAACCTGATGCGCGAGGCGGGCTGCGGCGCGCGGATGGACCGGGAGGGCGAGATCCACGAAGGCTTCCACATCGCCCATCAGGGGCAGCTGGACCGGATCGACCTGGCGAAGCACACCGGCGGCGACACGGTGATGGTCTACGGCCAGACTGAAGTCACCCGCGATCTGTATGAAGCACGCGACGAGATGGGCGGTGTCGTGATCCACGAGGCGCAGAACGTGCAGCCCCACGCGCTGACCGAGGCGCGCCCCTTTGTGACCTGGGAGCAGGAGGGCGAGGCGCAGCGGGCCGAGTGCGACTTCATCGTCGGCGCCGATGGCTTTCACGGTGTCAGCCGCAAGTCGATCCCGGCGGATGTGCTGAAGGAGTACGAGAAAGTCTACCCGTTTGGCTGGCTTGGGGTTTTGTCGGAAACGCCTCCGGTCTCCGAGGAACTGATCTATGCCCGGCATGAGCGCGGCTTTGCCCTGTGTTCGCTGCGCAGCCGGGTGCTGAGCCGGTATTACATCCAGGTGCCTCTCACGGACCGGGTGGAGGATTGGAGCGATGCGGCGTTCTGGCAAGAGCTGAAGCGCCGGTTGCCGGATGAGGTCGCGGCTGGCCTGCAGACCGGCCCGTCGATCGAGAAATCCATCGCCCCCCTGCGCAGCTTCGTGGCGGAGCCGATGCGCTATGGAAACCTGTTCCTGGCCGGTGACGCGGCCCATATCGTGCCGCCTACCGGCGCCAAGGGTCTGAACCTGGCGGCCTCGGACATCTATTACCTCTATCACGGATTCCAGGACCACTATCTGAAAGGCGACAGCACGGGGCTGGACGCCTATTCGGAAAAGGCGCTGGCGCGGGTCTGGAAAGCGGAGCGCTTCAGCTGGTGGATGACAAACCTGCTGCACAGGGCGCCGGAGGGCAGCGAGACCGACCTGCGGCTGCAGCGCGCGGATCTGGACTACCTGTTCTCCTCGGATGCGGCGCAGGCGTCGCTGGCTGAAAATTACGTCGGGCTGCCGTACTAG